The nucleotide window TACCGCTAATGGTTAAGATGGCCTGGTAAAGGCTGTAGAAATAAGCGGCTGAAGTACCCAAAGCAACAAGTACATCCATATTGGCGCTTTTATTCTTAAGCGCCTTATAGGCCCCGATATAAAATTGGCTGCCAATGATAAACTGGACGGGAGTGGCCAGTAGAAACTGGAACCAAGGATTCATAAATATTTCTGGTACCCAAATAAAGGATGTAAACGAAAAGTGGCCAGCCATTGCCCATAATAAGGGCACTGACAAGATCGCCGAAAATAGTAACTTTTTCGTTTGTTTGGCAATTTCCTTTTCGCGATAGTCACTAGAATCCTTCGCTCCTTCTTTAATCTTTGCTCCGTAACCCAGATTCTCAACCTTTTTTATTATATCGTTTGTCGAAAGGACGGAGCCGTTGAACTCTATTGTTGCTTTTTCAAGAGCCAAGTTCACATTTGCCTTGATGACTCCCTCTAATTTATTTAGGCCTTTTTCGATTCTTGTTGAGCAGGCAGCACAGGTCATCCCGGTGATGTCAAGCTCTGTCTTCTCGGTAACAACCTCGTACCCTAAATCTCTAATTTTCTTTTCAATATCGTCAACATTGATTTGCAATGGGTCATATTTAATGGCGGATTTTTCTAAGGCAAGGTTAACATTAGCCGACTCAACACCAACTAGCTTGTTTAGACCCTTTTCAATTCTTGTTGCACAGGCCGCACAGGTCATCCCCGAAATTTGTATATTTGTTTCTTTGAGACTATGACTCATAAAAGCCAACTCCTTATACCCCATATAGGTATATAATTTAGAAAAAAGAACGTGCTACGAGAAAGCACGTTGTTTTACTGCTTATTTCACATCGTAACCTTGGTCATCGATGGTTTCTTTAATTTGATCCAAGGAAACCTGCTGCTGGTTAAATTCCACATCAACTGTTGCAGCTTTTAAATTTACCTTTACAGCGGCAACTCCGTTAAGTGCACCAACACTTCCTTCTACTGCTTTCACACAATGGTCACAAGACATACCTTGTACGCTTAGAGTAATCTTCTCCATAAAAAACCAACCTTTCATTGTTAAAATTTTATAATGTGAACTCCTATGATCGTATGCTACCATACCCCCCTACCCTATGTAAAGAGGTTGGCTTTTATTTTTTTAAAAAGATTATTGCCTTTTCATCATTTGTTCAAAATCTATTTCAATCATAATTTCATTATATTTTTTTATAACGGTACGAACAGTGTCGAAAATCACTTAATTAGGTGCAACGTACTTGATTCTCAATACTGCCTTTTTAATTTAGAGTGACCAATACGTTAAGGTATCAAATATACCTAACAGGAGCATTAGGACCCCAGCCAGTCTTTGAATACTAGTGCCAAATTTCCTTCCCTTTTTCATTAATACACCACCACCACCAAGATACCAAATAATCAAAATGACGAATAAGAGCGGTAACGCAGTTCCTAGCGCAAAAATGGAGGGAAGAATAAAGCCATATGGGCTTGACAGCACTACTGGCATTAATGTGACGAAAAACAAAATAAACATGGTTGGACAAAAAGCCAAAGAAAAACTAAACCCTAGCATGAAAGAACCGAATTGATTTTCCCGCTTGTACTTTGTTGATTGTTTAAATAGAGTGATAGTCCCCCTTAATTTTATAAAACCCAACATATATAATCCTACAATGATTAAGATTGGGCCCATAATTTTCCGAAGCCACGGAAAATAAAGGATGAGATTTTGTTCAATTCCCTTGCCTAGCAGCCAAACTAATCCGCCTAATAGGGAAAAGGCCACTATTTTACCCAAGGTAAAACTGAAAACATCCTTCCAGACAATTCTTTTTTGAATCGAACTGTTTCCATACAGCGTGATTGCACTTATATTTCCCGTAAGCTGGCACGGGGCAAGTGCTCCAACCAGTCCTAGTATTAATGCAAATATGATCGGCCAGGCTTCTAAACTATTGGTCATATTCAAAAACGGTTGGCTTAAGACAGAACTTATTTGACTAAATAAATTGTACATATACTCACCCTGCCATGTTGGAATAGATTTACGATACCATAATCGGATGAAGAACATGTGAAGAATGTAGATTGTTCAAATAATTGCCGCATATTGATCATTTTTATCTTCTTTCATGCATGATAAAAGAACTCCTCATTGCAGCATGAAGGACAAATCTCTCCTCTCGATCACCCTTTTTGTTCTTCATCTCCATTTTGAAGGACAAATCCACCTTACCAATTACACGATTTGTCCTTCACTGAATTTAAATTTGAAAAAGGGATGGAAAATAATCTCCATCCCCTAAAAACTCTATAAACCACACTTTAGTTGGGCACCACAATTGGTACAAGTATTACAGC belongs to Neobacillus sp. OS1-2 and includes:
- the copZ gene encoding copper chaperone CopZ; translated protein: MEKITLSVQGMSCDHCVKAVEGSVGALNGVAAVKVNLKAATVDVEFNQQQVSLDQIKETIDDQGYDVK
- a CDS encoding sulfite exporter TauE/SafE family protein codes for the protein MYNLFSQISSVLSQPFLNMTNSLEAWPIIFALILGLVGALAPCQLTGNISAITLYGNSSIQKRIVWKDVFSFTLGKIVAFSLLGGLVWLLGKGIEQNLILYFPWLRKIMGPILIIVGLYMLGFIKLRGTITLFKQSTKYKRENQFGSFMLGFSFSLAFCPTMFILFFVTLMPVVLSSPYGFILPSIFALGTALPLLFVILIIWYLGGGGVLMKKGRKFGTSIQRLAGVLMLLLGIFDTLTYWSL